In a single window of the Streptococcus salivarius genome:
- a CDS encoding lacticin 481 family lantibiotic, giving the protein MKNNKIHLEALEALQELKMEEIDNLLGGAGHGVNTISAECRWNSLQAIFTCC; this is encoded by the coding sequence ATGAAAAATAATAAAATTCATCTAGAAGCTTTGGAAGCGTTACAAGAACTAAAAATGGAAGAAATAGATAATCTTTTGGGCGGAGCTGGTCATGGAGTAAATACTATTTCTGCTGAATGTCGTTGGAATAGCTTACAAGCTATCTTTACCTGTTGTTAA
- a CDS encoding type 2 lanthipeptide synthetase LanM family protein — MNHQEQLYSQFNKFPKVFIEKKIPEVLNEDVKVLKQVEKNISDYYRSTLIYLINEKRIEGKLIGDTAELRYDYFNNVLCKNGDILEEIEERFPTISQRVIISIEQYLDLLKCVKKHFSIDFSILKKIKFICSDDEYPNLNNLDIKVTGDIHNGSGVCILSYEGQKLVYKKKSSKPNHLLKKLDNQVSKYLKKEIQFVPDFLDREGYFWETFIDSKPVCSIDEAKEFYKRMGYLVAYAYILNISDLHFENLISHNVQPILVDAETVFSVSPYETVADNNATLEIIRDSRNSVLSTGLLPVSEADKIFGGDTSGVLGGTLIGEARVLINQNRDDIHVEKQKYKTENQAHLPYRVGQTGLRNYLNAEDYIDSIKMGYLELGHFIIDNKEFLKQLYLSFSDLKTRVLFRNTRDYSLVRQLLTSPIYCNQSNVLFEKMSDKLSNFESLNLCESEEKQLLNMNIPYFYSRISDVDIKDNETIVWKLKESALTEALKKLERFDLSIMKEQVDLIEFSIKTPNALYSTELQESYKKFNNLNSDKEVLFAGINTLVDTILNNEKCSKLDGSTNWLTLKVTDYDAFKLEPMDLSIYEGISGLSIALCEVYDLVNSERQEKIYNCIHRIFLTLSNSYDSVQNQSYYVGKLGILSALKRIQLITGQKISKSILDRNKDYSLDLNVSSADFLSSFPNEIVALYRSDLSIKNLRQALDKLIDLKVNYENYIAWDNLESNNVSLAHGNLGIELALHYIAGILDNSKALEMLFQANNFDNRQKISQGWIDKRNNSTSANWCHGSTGVLVARLAQLELDKKFQLIPSARRKELEADIRHAVSQIIEVGFNMTNFSICHGTSGNLLALNYYRSYLKGHEAQELEKILEIEYRKLHSFGLENGWMCSFNTKYNVYGIMNGLSGILYSTAKYLKRDNSLDLLIPTL; from the coding sequence ATGAATCATCAAGAACAATTATATAGTCAGTTTAATAAATTTCCTAAAGTTTTTATTGAAAAGAAAATACCTGAAGTTCTTAATGAGGATGTTAAGGTACTAAAACAGGTTGAGAAAAATATATCAGACTATTATCGATCTACATTAATTTATTTGATTAACGAAAAACGTATTGAAGGGAAGTTAATTGGCGATACAGCTGAGCTACGATATGATTATTTTAATAATGTATTATGTAAAAATGGTGATATTTTAGAAGAAATAGAGGAAAGATTTCCGACTATTAGTCAACGTGTCATCATCAGTATAGAGCAGTACCTTGATTTGCTTAAATGCGTAAAAAAACATTTTTCAATAGACTTTTCAATATTGAAAAAAATAAAATTTATTTGCTCAGATGATGAATATCCTAATTTAAACAATCTTGATATTAAAGTAACAGGTGATATTCATAATGGAAGTGGAGTTTGTATTTTATCTTATGAGGGACAAAAATTAGTTTATAAGAAAAAATCGTCAAAACCAAATCATCTTTTAAAAAAATTGGATAATCAAGTTAGCAAGTATTTAAAAAAAGAGATTCAGTTTGTACCTGACTTTTTAGATAGGGAAGGTTACTTTTGGGAAACTTTTATAGACAGTAAACCAGTTTGTTCGATTGATGAAGCGAAAGAGTTTTATAAAAGAATGGGTTATCTTGTAGCATATGCTTACATTTTAAATATTTCTGACTTGCATTTCGAAAATCTTATTTCACATAATGTTCAGCCTATCCTAGTAGATGCTGAGACAGTATTTTCTGTAAGTCCGTATGAAACAGTAGCGGATAATAATGCTACTTTAGAGATAATTCGGGATAGCAGAAATTCAGTACTATCTACAGGATTGTTACCTGTGTCTGAAGCCGATAAAATTTTTGGAGGAGATACTAGTGGAGTTTTAGGGGGCACTCTTATTGGTGAAGCAAGAGTGCTGATAAACCAGAATAGAGATGATATACATGTTGAAAAACAAAAATATAAAACAGAAAATCAAGCTCACTTACCTTATCGAGTAGGACAAACGGGATTAAGGAATTATTTAAATGCAGAAGATTACATTGATTCCATAAAAATGGGCTACCTAGAGTTAGGTCATTTTATTATTGATAATAAAGAATTTCTAAAACAACTTTATTTAAGTTTTAGTGATTTAAAAACAAGAGTTTTATTTAGAAATACTAGAGATTACAGTTTAGTCCGTCAATTGTTGACTTCACCAATTTATTGTAATCAGTCAAATGTTTTATTTGAAAAGATGTCTGATAAATTATCAAATTTTGAAAGTTTGAATTTATGTGAATCTGAAGAAAAACAATTACTTAATATGAATATTCCATATTTTTATTCTCGTATTAGTGATGTCGACATTAAAGATAATGAGACTATAGTATGGAAATTAAAAGAATCTGCTTTAACCGAGGCATTAAAAAAATTGGAAAGATTTGACTTGAGCATAATGAAGGAACAAGTCGATTTAATTGAATTTTCTATTAAAACACCAAATGCTTTGTATAGTACCGAGCTTCAAGAGTCGTACAAAAAATTTAATAATTTAAATTCAGATAAAGAGGTTTTGTTTGCTGGTATCAATACGCTAGTTGATACCATTTTGAATAATGAGAAATGCTCTAAATTAGATGGAAGTACAAATTGGTTAACGCTTAAAGTTACAGATTATGATGCATTTAAACTTGAACCTATGGATCTATCTATTTATGAGGGAATTTCTGGATTATCAATTGCATTATGTGAAGTCTACGATTTAGTGAATAGTGAAAGACAGGAGAAAATTTATAATTGTATACATAGAATTTTTCTAACTCTCTCAAACTCTTACGATAGTGTGCAAAATCAATCGTACTACGTTGGAAAATTAGGTATTCTTTCTGCATTGAAAAGAATACAGTTGATTACGGGACAAAAAATCTCAAAGTCAATTTTAGATAGAAATAAGGATTACAGTTTAGATTTGAATGTTTCGAGTGCAGATTTTCTTTCAAGTTTTCCTAATGAGATTGTTGCTCTGTATAGAAGTGATTTGTCAATTAAAAATCTTCGACAAGCCTTAGATAAATTAATTGATTTAAAGGTTAATTATGAGAATTATATTGCTTGGGATAATTTGGAATCAAATAATGTTAGTTTAGCACATGGAAATCTAGGAATAGAATTGGCATTACACTATATTGCTGGAATTTTGGATAATTCTAAAGCCCTAGAGATGTTATTTCAAGCGAATAACTTTGATAATCGCCAAAAAATATCTCAAGGTTGGATAGATAAAAGAAATAATTCAACCAGTGCTAATTGGTGTCATGGCTCAACAGGAGTTCTTGTTGCAAGATTAGCTCAACTAGAATTGGATAAAAAATTTCAGCTAATTCCTAGTGCTAGAAGAAAAGAGTTAGAAGCTGATATTAGACATGCAGTATCTCAAATAATTGAAGTTGGATTCAATATGACCAATTTTTCTATTTGTCATGGAACTAGTGGAAATTTGTTAGCACTTAACTATTATCGTTCATATCTTAAAGGACACGAAGCACAAGAGTTGGAAAAAATTTTGGAAATTGAGTATAGGAAGTTGCATTCATTTGGTTTAGAAAATGGGTGGATGTGCAGTTTTAATACTAAATATAATGTTTATGGGATTATGAATGGTTTGTCAGGGATATTATATTCTACAGCCAAGTATCTAAAAAGAGATAATTCTCTAGACCTTCTAATCCCTACTCTATAA
- a CDS encoding cysteine peptidase family C39 domain-containing protein, producing MKIVLQNNEEDCLLACYTMLLNDLGHKVPLYEVYNKDTLPADGLNVSYLLSLNERFGVTLNAYHATYEDICKIYKEQKQRMILHWNNDHFVVLEKITATQVMIVDPAIGRVKYSYEEFIKHYSKTIVLISKSKNFQKQKYNQIFWKYFIQTLKTKTIILFLVSLVLIQISVLIFSVVLRYMLAEKFKFWASIILLAGVVLFQLFGYFIKNNALDEYNLDFDNNYSRILFEKLLKKPLLYFRNHLSGGISEKINFKSTLRDNVTLKIIPSCVSFISAIVIFIYLMTISVKLTVILVTMISAYSIISIFLYRKQNEYNQTYLQYLIDFNSELQMDLDDIDYIKIMRREGLTFSSWMDINKKVTEKYSQILKFENLTQLIGTIFNYISLSVIIIVAVYYENYIHVSISDLLVYQTSISLLVSAIEQVKGAAFEAIRLGVYAEKQSDLLKDSKPILVQSSSSDEYLIKAEKLNFSYGMKPIYNDIDLTIGKGEKVAIVGKSGSGKSTLLLLLAGMLRYNGSLKYGIENFEECLSVVLQNMTLRKGSVLENLEWDSDDLTPLFQVLKDTSADEVINQLPNKVHSKLLKQGKNLSGGQIQKLLIAKSLLKNEGIIFWDEAFSNLDEQSKNKIYTNILKNSNYSKKTMLMVSHHLDIVEYVDYIIYIDDETGKVYKDTHSNLIKTNESYFNFINSKV from the coding sequence ATGAAGATTGTTTTGCAAAATAACGAGGAGGATTGCTTATTAGCATGTTATACAATGCTATTAAATGATCTGGGGCACAAAGTCCCTTTATATGAGGTATATAATAAAGATACCCTACCAGCGGATGGTCTGAATGTATCGTACTTACTATCTCTTAACGAGAGGTTTGGAGTAACCTTGAATGCATACCATGCTACATATGAGGATATATGTAAAATCTATAAGGAACAGAAACAAAGGATGATTCTCCACTGGAATAATGATCATTTTGTTGTTCTAGAAAAGATTACTGCAACCCAAGTTATGATAGTAGATCCAGCAATTGGTCGAGTAAAATATAGTTATGAAGAATTTATAAAACACTACTCTAAAACAATAGTGTTGATAAGTAAAAGTAAGAATTTTCAAAAGCAAAAATATAACCAAATTTTTTGGAAATATTTTATACAAACTTTGAAAACAAAAACAATTATTTTATTTTTAGTTTCATTAGTGTTAATCCAGATCAGCGTTTTAATATTTTCGGTAGTATTAAGATACATGTTAGCGGAAAAATTTAAATTCTGGGCCAGTATCATTCTTCTAGCGGGGGTAGTTTTATTCCAACTATTTGGATATTTTATTAAAAATAATGCACTGGATGAATATAATTTAGATTTTGATAATAATTATAGCAGAATACTTTTTGAAAAATTATTGAAAAAGCCACTTTTATATTTTAGAAATCATTTAAGCGGTGGAATTTCAGAAAAGATTAATTTCAAATCTACCTTAAGGGATAATGTTACTTTAAAAATTATTCCGTCATGTGTTAGTTTTATTTCAGCAATTGTTATTTTTATATATCTGATGACTATTTCAGTCAAATTAACAGTGATTCTAGTTACGATGATTTCAGCGTATAGTATTATTTCAATATTTCTTTATCGCAAACAAAACGAATATAATCAAACCTATTTGCAGTATCTAATTGATTTTAATTCGGAATTGCAAATGGATTTAGACGATATTGACTATATCAAAATTATGAGGCGGGAAGGTTTGACCTTTAGTTCATGGATGGATATTAATAAAAAAGTTACTGAAAAGTATTCACAGATTTTGAAATTTGAAAATCTTACACAGCTGATTGGTACGATTTTTAATTATATTAGTCTCTCGGTAATCATCATAGTAGCAGTTTACTATGAAAATTATATACATGTTTCCATTTCAGACCTATTAGTTTATCAGACTAGTATTTCGTTATTAGTATCAGCTATTGAGCAAGTTAAGGGGGCTGCTTTTGAAGCTATAAGGTTAGGTGTCTATGCAGAAAAACAAAGTGATTTATTAAAAGACAGTAAACCAATTTTAGTACAAAGCTCGAGTTCAGACGAGTATTTGATAAAAGCTGAAAAGTTGAATTTTTCTTATGGCATGAAGCCGATTTATAATGATATTGATTTAACAATTGGTAAAGGAGAAAAAGTTGCTATCGTAGGGAAATCAGGTAGTGGGAAATCAACGTTATTACTGTTATTAGCAGGTATGTTACGTTATAATGGCTCATTAAAATATGGTATCGAAAATTTTGAAGAATGTTTGAGTGTTGTTCTTCAGAATATGACCTTAAGAAAGGGAAGTGTATTAGAAAATTTGGAGTGGGATTCAGATGATTTAACACCCCTATTTCAAGTATTAAAAGATACCTCGGCAGATGAAGTTATTAACCAATTGCCAAATAAAGTTCATTCAAAATTATTAAAACAAGGGAAAAATTTATCGGGGGGACAAATTCAGAAACTATTAATAGCTAAATCGTTACTTAAAAATGAAGGTATCATTTTTTGGGATGAAGCATTCAGTAACCTCGATGAACAAAGTAAAAATAAAATTTACACCAATATTCTAAAAAATAGTAATTATTCAAAAAAGACTATGCTGATGGTTAGCCATCATCTAGATATTGTTGAATATGTTGATTACATTATCTATATAGACGATGAGACAGGTAAAGTCTATAAAGATACTCATAGTAATCTAATAAAAACCAATGAAAGTTACTTCAACTTCATTAATTCAAAAGTATAG